A single genomic interval of Helianthus annuus cultivar XRQ/B chromosome 13, HanXRQr2.0-SUNRISE, whole genome shotgun sequence harbors:
- the LOC110901896 gene encoding uncharacterized protein LOC110901896, giving the protein MASINLVYTQLSAQQALLQAQANQSAFVTPPQRSLSTHTTQQINAWNLRPEKGPVPNIRKPSAHDTRDTYGETESNYVQNPQRRPIQSHLGARNMNTEWDDGEDDPTYKGESTVFSRLHPEHESYKPAKRVGDNPKAEHDYTLSYRPYDMAKNSKFIKEIATAAIDKTKLPHNVGKYNGLTDPDDHLQVFNGAGATGGWNLPTWCHLFAQTFVGAARIWFDSLPAGRIKSWIDFREKFLAHFSQQRRNTRDPADCLNIWRKDHESVEDFITRYNKECLEIGDVGEKMMHVHFMRAVKCDDLIKRVKGRDGGPKDWETFIEAAKTIAQTDKQLTGDDHRQRGYNHNDRHNKKGRSQPWKASGHRERSPAREDARHTINHIAHRKEEQCFNQFDQVDKTRLEPVDYPLTGFYNEAVFPFGQISFPVLLSDGRNSRTEEVTFMVLPAHSRHDILLGRESQGDFSMICSGPHSAVGFPTETGVAIIYASKEVLATDEVRLAKASKPAPRTEAEKWVLNSAYLEQTVTLGPAMSDLTRATLKKLLFQNMDVFAWTPADMVGVPWNIAEHRLNVSEEAKPVVHAKRHLGDIKHDAMKEQVMELLNVGIIREVRYQTWVASPVMVQKPNGSWRMCVDYKDLNKACPRDCYALPDIDEKIDSLATFRWKCFLDCYKGYYQVQMAIQDEDKTAFRTPTGLYCYTKMPFGLKNAGATYQRLMNETFKDAIGNYIEVYMDELVIMSKEESLMLVNIQKTFDTLRGVSIKLNPAKCSFGMEEGKFLGFIVTKDGFKVNPEKVQAIERMPSPSTMKEMQKLAGRLAALNRFLANHAAKSFPFIKTLRNCMKKSQFQCTPEAESAFREMKDCLIKLSTLTAPIKGEPLVLYLSASDRAVGAVLLVDRQGVQTPVYYVSRTLTDPETRYAIMEKLVLALIRASRRLRMYFANHVIHVLTNYNISNIFTRPQISGRLAKWAIELGGHNVVFRPRPAIKGQVLADFMTEVPDDKDRECKAMEKAEKQQVEEPWLLYTDGASNEDGADAGLRLVSPDNHEFTYAIRLDFKSTNNEAEYEAFLAGLRLAIKMGVKHIEALVDSMLVAGQINGQYEAKGDLMALYLNQAKTLLQTFYSYKVHHINRSENKPADTLSKLASTSFQHLAKDVRIEVLSNPSVPLREVSVIQVGTMSWMTPIITYLRSGILPENKAEARKIQYKAEHYQMADGILYRKSYLGPLLRCVDPEDANYLIREIHEGICGIHAGPRMVVAKVMNVGYYWPGMHLDAWGIDMVGPFPEAPGAVKFIIVAVDGFTKWVEAKALASTTSTVVKRFIWEQIICRFGLPLKIFTDNGTNFAADDLQQWFRELHIEHTFSSVAHPQGNGQVEAVNKSIVDGIKARLGEKKRGWVDELPSILWAHITMPKTSNGETPFS; this is encoded by the exons aTGGCATCTATAAACCTCGTTTACACACAACTTAGCGCACAACAAGCCTTGCTCCAAGCACAAGCTAACCAGTCGGCATTTGTTACCCCACCGCAACGGTCTCTTAGTACACACACGACTCAGCAGATCAATGCGTGGAATTTACGCCCGGAGAAAGGACCTGTGCCAAACATCAGAAAGCCAAGCGCGCACGACACGCGAGACACTTATGGCGAAACAGAAAGCAATTATGTCCAAAACCCGCAAAGAAGGCCAATTCAAAGCCATTTGGGCGCGCGCAACATGAACACTGAATGGGACGATGGAGAAGACGACCCAACATACAAAGGGGAAAGCACAGTATTCAGCAGATTACATCCAGAACATGAATCATACAAACCAGCAAAACGCGTAGGAGACAACCCAAAGGCAGAGCATGACTACACTCTGAGCTATCGTCCATACGATATGgctaaaaattcaaaattcattaAGGAAATTGCCACGGCTGCTATAGACAAAACAAAATTGCCGCACAACGTGGGCAAATACAACGGCTTGACAGACCCGGATGATCATCTCCAAGTTTTTAATGGCGCGGGAGCAACAGGAGGATGGAATTTACCAACTTGGTGCCATCTCTTTGCTCAAACATTTGTGGGCGCAGCACGCATTTGGTTCGACAGCCTGCCAGCAGGAAGAATCAAATCATGGATCGACTTTCGAGAGAAGTTTCTCGCGCATTTCTCTCAGCAACGCAGAAACACTAGAGATCCAGCTGATTGTTTAAACATATGGCGCAAGGACCACGAAAGCGTGGAAGATTTCATCACTAGATATAACAAAGAATGTCTGGAAATCGGTGATGTAGGCGAGAAAATGATGCACGTGCACTTCATGAGAGCAGTCAAATGTGACGACCTAATCAAGCGGGTAAAGGGAAGAGATggaggacccaaagattgggaaaccttTATTGAAGCCGCTAAGACCATTGCACAAACCGACAAACAGCTGACCGGTGATGATCACCGTCAGCGCGGATATAACCACAATGACCGGCACAACAAAAAGGGCAGAAGCCAACCATGGAAAGCGTCCGGTCATAGAGAAAGAAGCCCAGCAAGGGAGGATGCGCGCCACACAATCAATCACATAGCCCACCGGAAAGAG GAACAATGTTTCAATCAATTCGACCAAGTCGACAAGACGCGCTTAGAACCAGTCGATTACCCACTCACTGGCTTCTACAATGAGGCCGTCTTTCCTTTCGGACAAATATCGTTTCCGGTGTTACTCTCGGATGGAAGAAATTCAAGAACCGAAGAAGTCACATTTATGGTGTTACCCGCGCACTCAAGACACGATATCCTCCTAGGAAGAGAGTCTCAAGGAGATTTCAGTATGATTTGCTCAGGTCCACATTCAGCGGTAGGATTCCCAACAGAAACGGGGGTAGCAATAATATACGCAAGCAAAGAAGTCTTAGCAACAGATGAGGTCAGACTTGCAAAAGCAAGTAAGCCAGCACCACGCACAGAagcagaaaaatgggtattgaacAGCGCATACCTAGAGCAAACAGTTACCTTAGGACCCGCAATGTCTGATCTAACACGCGCAACACTAAAAAAGCTTCTGTTCCAAAACATGGATGTGTTTGCCTGGACACCAGCTGACATGGTGGGAGTTCCATGGAACATAGCAGAACATCGACTAAACGTCTCAGAAGAAGCAAAACCGGTGGTGCATGCCAAGCGCCACTTGGGAGATATAAAGCACGATGCTATGAAAGAACAGGTGATGGAGTTGTTAAATGTGGGAATCATCAGAGAAGTCAGATACCAAACATGGGTAGCAAGCCCGGTAATGGTACAGAAGCCAAATGGTAgttggagaatgtgtgtcgaTTACAAGGATTTAAACAAAGCATGTCCGCGTGACTGTTACGCTTTACCAGACATTGATGAAAAAATCGACTCACTGGCAAcattcagatggaagtgcttCCTTGACTGCTACAAAGGGTACTACCAAGTCCAAATGGCCATCCAAGACGAAgataaaaccgcattccgcacaCCGACAGGGCTATACTGTTACACCAaaatgcctttcggtttaaagaATGCAGGGGCCACTTACCAAAGATTGATGAATGAAACGTTCAAAGACGCCATCGGCAACTACATAGAAGTATACATGGACGAGTTAGTGATTATGAGCAAAGAAGAAAGTTTGATGCTGGTAAATATCCAGAAGACATTTGACACGCTGCGCGGTGTGAGTATCAAGCTGAACCCAGCGAAATGTTCTttcggcatggaagaagggaaattCCTGGGCTTCATCGTTACAAAAGATGGTTTCAAAGTGAATCCTGAGAAAGTTCAAGCAATCGAAAGAATGCCTTCCCCATCAACCATGAAAGAGATGCAAAAATTGGCAGGACGCCTAGCAGCACTGAATCGCTTCCTGGCCAATCACGCAGCTAAGTCTTTCCCGTTCATCAAAACACTCCGTAATTGCATGAAGAAAAGCCAGTTTCAGTGTACTCCGGAAGCTGAGAGCGcattccgcgagatgaaagattgCCTCATCAAATTGTCAACGTTGACTGCACCAATCAAGGGGGAACCTTTGGTGCTATATTTATCAGCTTCTGACAGAGCAGTGGGAGCAGTGTTACTCGTTGATCGTCAAGGTGTCCAAACACCAGTTTACTATGTGTCCCGAACCTTGACCGACCCAGAAACTCGGTACGCCATCATGGAGAAACTAGTACTTGCATTGATCCGTGCGTCAAGACGGCTGCGAATGTACTTTGCTAACCACGTCATCCACGTGTTAACAAACTACAACATCAGCAACATCTTCACAAGACCACAAATTTCAGGAAGACTAGCGAAATGGGCAATAGAACTTGGAGGCCATAATGTGGTCTTCAGGCCAAGACCAGCTATCAAGGGCCAAGTGCTAGCAGACTTCATGACAGAAGTGCCTGACGACAAGGATCGAGAATGTAAGGCAATGGAAAAAGCTGAGAAACAGCAAGTAGAAGAACCGTGGCTACTATACACAGACGGCGCGTCTAACGAAGATGGCGCAGATGCAGGGCTTCGACTGGTGAGCCCTGATAATCACGAATTCACCTACGCCATACGTTTGGATTTCAAAAGCACGAACAATGAAGCCGAATATGAAGCTTTCCTTGCTGGTTTAAGATTAGCAATCAAAATGGGGGTCAAACACATCGAGGCGCTCGTAGACTCCATGTTAGTAGCCGGGCAAATCAATGGACAATATGAGGCCAAAGGAGATCTAATGGCCCTGTACCTGAATCAAGCAAAGACATTGCTGCAAACCTTCTATTCCTACAAGGTGCACCACATCAACAGAAGCGAGAACAAACCGGCAGACACACTAAGTAAGCTCGCATCAACAAGTTTTCAGCACCTAGCAAAGGACGTGCGCATAGAAGTTTTGAGTAACCCATCAGTGCCGCTAAGGGAAGTAAGCGTCATCCAAGTAGGAACAATGTCATGGATGACTCCAATAATCACATACCTTCGATCCGGGATACTCCCGGAGAACAAAGCTGAAGCGAGGAAAATCCAGTACAAAGCTGAACATTATCAGATGGCTGATGGAATTttataccgaaagtcatacctTGGGCCGTTGTTGAGATGTGTTGACCCCGAAGACGCGAACTATTTGATCAGAGAAATACACGAAGGAATCTGTGGTATACACGCCGGGCCGAGAATGGTGGTGGCAAAAGTGATGAACGtcgggtactactggcccgggatgcattTAGACGCG TGGGGAATAGATATGGTTGGCCCTTTCCCCGAAGCCCCAGGCGCTGTCAAATTCATAATAGTCGCAGTCGACGGTTTCACAAAGTGGGTAGAGGCAAAGGCACTTGCATCGACCACCTCCACTGTCGTTAAAAgattcatatgggaacaaatcatatgccgaTTCGGGTTGCCACTCAAAATCTTCACCGACAACGGAACAAACTTTGCCGCAGACGATCTTCAACAATGGTTCAGAGAATTACACATTGAGCACACCTTCTCATCGGTCGCGCACCCGCAGGGGAATGGTCAAGTGGAAGCAGTTAACAAGAGCATTGTTGATGGTATCAAGGCAAGATTGGGAGAAAAAAAAAGAGGCTGGGTTGACGAACTACCCAGCATATTATGGGCCCACATAACAATGCCGAAGACAAGCAACGGAGAAACACCGTTCAGCTAA